The sequence TATTTCAATGCGGATTTCCCCGGTTTCACTATTGGTTAGAAAAATGATTCCCCTTACAAGATTCAGTGATTCAGACAGCACACTTAAAACCTTGATCAGGGACTTTTTCATGTCCATGTGCCGATTTAACGATTGGCTGATTTCGTATAATAAAGAGGTTTCTTCTATGGACTTCATAAAGAGGGTTTCCGCATCAATATTTTTGATTGTATTCTCATTTTACCATTAATAACTATTAGTTGCCGCAAATTTATCGGCCTTGCTAACTAAATTTGCCTAATGGGAATACCGTTTCTTAGCACAAAAATCAAATTAAAAAATACAATTTTGAATTTTTTAATATCAATTTATACTATAATCATTCCTGACAATTTGGAAACTAATTTATCTTGATTTTCTGAAATACCCATAAAATAAGCACTCGCCATTTATCTGCTTTGCATTAAGAATACTGTTTACCGATTTTAAGTTGCAGCCGGCACTCCGGATAAGTTATCCTCAGGTCGCCTTTGCAAAAATGGGCTGACCTGACAAATCAGTTACCAGACCTCAGCCAACAACGAAACAAAAAAGTAATTCAAGAACTTATTTAGACTTTCTTAGAATAATTATGACCGACATAACGCACATTCTGGTACTCGGTGGCTGCAGAAGCGGCAAAAGCAATGTGGCCAAGCAGACCGCCGATAGTATGGCCGCGGACAAAAAAATCTATCTGGCCACCTGCGTGCCCACGGACAAAGAAATGAAAGCGCGGATTAAACGCCATCAGGATGACCGCGGCCCTGACTGGGAAACAATTGAAGAACCGATACGCATCCATGAAACGATTAATCGGGCCTGTACCCAGGCAAAGGTGATTCTGGTGGATTGCCTAACGCTTTGGATCTCCAACCTACTGTTTCATGAAAAAGATGAGGCCGGTATCATGGCGGCAGTGGACCTGCTTGAGAACGCATTGCACCGGTCAACCTGCCCTGTTATCCTGGTTTCCAATGAAGTGGGATATGGGATTGTTCCTGAAAACAGCCTTGCACGGCAATTCAGGGACATGGCAGGGCTTGTCAACCAACGGATGGCCCAAGCCGTTGACAAGGTTATTATAAGCATGGCCGGTATCCCGGTCCAAATCAAACCCGGGTCCGGTTGCGGCCGGGATTTTGGAAGCGAGGCACTTCAATGACCCGGACGGATAATCCAATTTTTTTTAAAGACTTACGGGCCTGCGTGGCCTTTATTACCATTCTGCCCACGGGGAAAAAACCGGTATATTCTCCTTTGGGCATGATCCGCTTTTTTCCCGTGGTGGGATTAATCATCGGTGCCCTTTTGGCGATCACCGATTTTCTGGCATCCATGGTCTGGGCGGCACCTGCCGCAGCCTTGGTTGATCTTATTTTCCTGGTGGCCGTGACCGGTGCCTTTCACCTGGACGGACTTGGCGACACCGCAGACGGCATGTTCAGCCACCGAAGCCGGGAGCGGGCCCTGGAAATCATGAAAGATTCCCGAACCGGTATGATGGGACTGGTTGCTGTTGTCCTGGGGCTGGCAACAAAACTTGCCGGGATCTGGTCGGTAAAAATCAGTTGTTCTCCGGGTCAGGCCATGGCC is a genomic window of uncultured Desulfobacter sp. containing:
- the cobU gene encoding bifunctional adenosylcobinamide kinase/adenosylcobinamide-phosphate guanylyltransferase, producing MTDITHILVLGGCRSGKSNVAKQTADSMAADKKIYLATCVPTDKEMKARIKRHQDDRGPDWETIEEPIRIHETINRACTQAKVILVDCLTLWISNLLFHEKDEAGIMAAVDLLENALHRSTCPVILVSNEVGYGIVPENSLARQFRDMAGLVNQRMAQAVDKVIISMAGIPVQIKPGSGCGRDFGSEALQ
- a CDS encoding adenosylcobinamide-GDP ribazoletransferase; the encoded protein is MTRTDNPIFFKDLRACVAFITILPTGKKPVYSPLGMIRFFPVVGLIIGALLAITDFLASMVWAAPAAALVDLIFLVAVTGAFHLDGLGDTADGMFSHRSRERALEIMKDSRTGMMGLVAVVLGLATKLAGIWSVKISCSPGQAMAIFLIVPAFSRAAMIFGIKYLNYGRKSGGTGKDLFDRPLNSKDFYLCLIPLSLSLLLGFKGLILILGFVLGCAAILTFYKRKMNCITGDMLGAMTEVMEAWLFMAAGMNTS